A part of Paroedura picta isolate Pp20150507F chromosome 7, Ppicta_v3.0, whole genome shotgun sequence genomic DNA contains:
- the SLC25A51 gene encoding mitochondrial nicotinamide adenine dinucleotide transporter SLC25A51 isoform X1, whose translation MRGLSEPASGLPPPWSPGGRRREHSGEGRACSMMDSEDIVLQKSATDQMGHRIISMSSGKHYICGYCAAITNVAVTFPLQKVLFRQQLYGVRTRDAIRQLQKDGLRNLYRGILPPLMQKSTTLALMFGLYEDLSSILLSRVSAPELLTRSVAAVLAGTTEAVLTPFERVQVLLQDYKHHDKFTNTFQAFKVLQEHGIREYYRGLVPILLRNGPSNALFFGLRGPIKQCLPEATTYRTHLINDFICGGLLGAMLGILFFPLNVVKARMQSQIGGAFQPFSKVFMTIWLERDRKVTQLFRGAHLNYHRSLISWGIINATYEFLLKFL comes from the exons ATGCGCGGGTTGAGCGAACCGGCGAGTGGGCTTCCGCCGCCATGGAGCCCGGGCGG gaggagaagagaacactCCGGTGAGGGCAGAGCATGCAGCATGATGGATTCAGAAGACATTGTCCTTCAGAAGTCAGCCACGGACCAGATGGGTCACCGCATCATCAGCATGAGCTCAGGCAAGCATTACATCTGTGGCTACTGCGCGGCCATCACAAACGTCGCCGTCACGTTCCCCCTCCAGAAGGTCCTCTTTCGCCAGCAGCTGTACGGCGTGCGAACCAGAGACGCCATTCGTCAGCTGCAGAAGGACGGCCTCCGGAACCTGTACCGCGGGATCCTTCCTCCGCTGATGCAGAAGAGCACCACCCTGGCGTTAATGTTCGGTCTGTATGAAGACCTCTCTTCCATTCTCCTCAGCCGCGTGAGCGCGCCCGAGCTTTTGACCCGGAGCGTGGCAGCGGTGCTCGCCGGGACGACCGAAGCTGTCCTGACCCCCTTCGAGCGCGTCCAGGTGCTTCTTCAGGACTACAAACACCACGATAAATTTACAAATACTTTCCAAGCGTTTAAGGTTCTCCAAGAACACGGGATCCGGGAGTATTATCGGGGGCTCGTGCCGATCCTGCTCCGGAACGGCCCCAGCAACGCGCTTTTCTTCGGCCTCAGAGGACCTATCAAGCAGTGCTTGCCCGAAGCCACCACGTACAGGACTCACTTGATCAACGACTTTATCTGTGGAGGGCTCTTGGGGGCCATGCTGGGGattctctttttccccctcaaCGTCGTGAAGGCCCGCATGCAGTCGCAGATCGGCGGGGCGTTCCAGCCGTTCTCCAAGGTCTTCATGACAATTTGGCTGGAGCGGGACCGGAAAGTGACGCAGCTCTTCCGGGGAGCCCACCTCAACTACCACCGGTCCCTGATCTCCTGGGGCATCATCAACGCCACCTACGAGTTCTTGCTCAAGTTCCTATGA
- the SLC25A51 gene encoding mitochondrial nicotinamide adenine dinucleotide transporter SLC25A51 isoform X2, with protein MEWRRREHSGEGRACSMMDSEDIVLQKSATDQMGHRIISMSSGKHYICGYCAAITNVAVTFPLQKVLFRQQLYGVRTRDAIRQLQKDGLRNLYRGILPPLMQKSTTLALMFGLYEDLSSILLSRVSAPELLTRSVAAVLAGTTEAVLTPFERVQVLLQDYKHHDKFTNTFQAFKVLQEHGIREYYRGLVPILLRNGPSNALFFGLRGPIKQCLPEATTYRTHLINDFICGGLLGAMLGILFFPLNVVKARMQSQIGGAFQPFSKVFMTIWLERDRKVTQLFRGAHLNYHRSLISWGIINATYEFLLKFL; from the exons ATGGAATG gaggagaagagaacactCCGGTGAGGGCAGAGCATGCAGCATGATGGATTCAGAAGACATTGTCCTTCAGAAGTCAGCCACGGACCAGATGGGTCACCGCATCATCAGCATGAGCTCAGGCAAGCATTACATCTGTGGCTACTGCGCGGCCATCACAAACGTCGCCGTCACGTTCCCCCTCCAGAAGGTCCTCTTTCGCCAGCAGCTGTACGGCGTGCGAACCAGAGACGCCATTCGTCAGCTGCAGAAGGACGGCCTCCGGAACCTGTACCGCGGGATCCTTCCTCCGCTGATGCAGAAGAGCACCACCCTGGCGTTAATGTTCGGTCTGTATGAAGACCTCTCTTCCATTCTCCTCAGCCGCGTGAGCGCGCCCGAGCTTTTGACCCGGAGCGTGGCAGCGGTGCTCGCCGGGACGACCGAAGCTGTCCTGACCCCCTTCGAGCGCGTCCAGGTGCTTCTTCAGGACTACAAACACCACGATAAATTTACAAATACTTTCCAAGCGTTTAAGGTTCTCCAAGAACACGGGATCCGGGAGTATTATCGGGGGCTCGTGCCGATCCTGCTCCGGAACGGCCCCAGCAACGCGCTTTTCTTCGGCCTCAGAGGACCTATCAAGCAGTGCTTGCCCGAAGCCACCACGTACAGGACTCACTTGATCAACGACTTTATCTGTGGAGGGCTCTTGGGGGCCATGCTGGGGattctctttttccccctcaaCGTCGTGAAGGCCCGCATGCAGTCGCAGATCGGCGGGGCGTTCCAGCCGTTCTCCAAGGTCTTCATGACAATTTGGCTGGAGCGGGACCGGAAAGTGACGCAGCTCTTCCGGGGAGCCCACCTCAACTACCACCGGTCCCTGATCTCCTGGGGCATCATCAACGCCACCTACGAGTTCTTGCTCAAGTTCCTATGA
- the SLC25A51 gene encoding mitochondrial nicotinamide adenine dinucleotide transporter SLC25A51 isoform X3 yields the protein MMDSEDIVLQKSATDQMGHRIISMSSGKHYICGYCAAITNVAVTFPLQKVLFRQQLYGVRTRDAIRQLQKDGLRNLYRGILPPLMQKSTTLALMFGLYEDLSSILLSRVSAPELLTRSVAAVLAGTTEAVLTPFERVQVLLQDYKHHDKFTNTFQAFKVLQEHGIREYYRGLVPILLRNGPSNALFFGLRGPIKQCLPEATTYRTHLINDFICGGLLGAMLGILFFPLNVVKARMQSQIGGAFQPFSKVFMTIWLERDRKVTQLFRGAHLNYHRSLISWGIINATYEFLLKFL from the coding sequence ATGATGGATTCAGAAGACATTGTCCTTCAGAAGTCAGCCACGGACCAGATGGGTCACCGCATCATCAGCATGAGCTCAGGCAAGCATTACATCTGTGGCTACTGCGCGGCCATCACAAACGTCGCCGTCACGTTCCCCCTCCAGAAGGTCCTCTTTCGCCAGCAGCTGTACGGCGTGCGAACCAGAGACGCCATTCGTCAGCTGCAGAAGGACGGCCTCCGGAACCTGTACCGCGGGATCCTTCCTCCGCTGATGCAGAAGAGCACCACCCTGGCGTTAATGTTCGGTCTGTATGAAGACCTCTCTTCCATTCTCCTCAGCCGCGTGAGCGCGCCCGAGCTTTTGACCCGGAGCGTGGCAGCGGTGCTCGCCGGGACGACCGAAGCTGTCCTGACCCCCTTCGAGCGCGTCCAGGTGCTTCTTCAGGACTACAAACACCACGATAAATTTACAAATACTTTCCAAGCGTTTAAGGTTCTCCAAGAACACGGGATCCGGGAGTATTATCGGGGGCTCGTGCCGATCCTGCTCCGGAACGGCCCCAGCAACGCGCTTTTCTTCGGCCTCAGAGGACCTATCAAGCAGTGCTTGCCCGAAGCCACCACGTACAGGACTCACTTGATCAACGACTTTATCTGTGGAGGGCTCTTGGGGGCCATGCTGGGGattctctttttccccctcaaCGTCGTGAAGGCCCGCATGCAGTCGCAGATCGGCGGGGCGTTCCAGCCGTTCTCCAAGGTCTTCATGACAATTTGGCTGGAGCGGGACCGGAAAGTGACGCAGCTCTTCCGGGGAGCCCACCTCAACTACCACCGGTCCCTGATCTCCTGGGGCATCATCAACGCCACCTACGAGTTCTTGCTCAAGTTCCTATGA